The genome window GCGTCACAGACAAGACCTGTCTCTTACACGCCCCGCAAGGCGGCCCTCAGCGGAGGCTTACAGTGCACTAGCGTCTGGATGACAAGAAAAGTTCTGAAGCAAGAGGCGTGACGAGTACGTTTTTGGCAAGAGGTTACGGACGGCGGCTCAACCTCCAACAGCAGGCGCTTTCCGAAATAGGCCACCTATCTCTTCACGGCCTGTTTCGGTCTTCGCCCGCCGCAGCTGCGAGAGGTTTCCGCAATTTGCCCCCGTGGATTTTGCTTCGGCGCAATCCATGATCGCCTATTGGGCGCGTCTACCCGGGTAGAATCCCTGCATCGGTTGCGTGGAGCAACATTGGAGTCCGTTTCCACCCTGTCGCGCCATTTGGCTATCATTCTTCGAGTAGTAGCGAGGATAAAAGCCCAAATAACAAGCCCCGCCCGGCCGCGCAACCTGTCGAAGGGTGCTCATGAGACACTCAAAGCCCCGTTCACGCATCGGCGACAGAACTGTAGCTATCCCTCAGCGACGATCTTTCTTTCGCGGCACTTGAGAGAAAAGCAGACTGCGTATGCCGCGCCGCCGCCGCATCATCGATTGCCGCAAGAAGTCCGGCATCGAGTGACAGGTTCGCTTTGACCGCGCGCCCTGCTTCATTGAGGAGCGACAATCGCCAAAACCGCTCCTTCTTTCGTTGCCTCCGAAACTTCGACGGCCTAAATTGTGCAATTAATTGCATAAGAAAAGGAAAAAGACCATGAGCTCTTGTCGGCGGACAGGGATGGTAGCACGTGTATGGGCGGTAAGTGTTGGAACCGATGCAGTCTATTTCATGAAACGCGACACTTGGCGTTTGCGTCTCAGAGGAGAGCGGTGCGCACGATGGTTGGACGCCGTGTCTTCGACGCGCTGTGCGGCACCACGGACGAAATCTCACCCCGCGCGCTTCAAGGGCTCGATCTGCGTGAGGGTATCGCCCAAGGCGTCCTCGGCGGTTTCGATCGCATGGCGGGCTTGCAGATTCATCCAGAAGTCCGCCGTCGTGCCGAAGAAGCGCGCAAGGCGCAGTGCCGTGTCGGGCGTCAGTTCCGTCTGCTCGGTCGCGAGACGCTCGATACGAGTGCGTGGCACGCCGATGGCGCGCGCGACAGCGCCTGCGGACAGGCCGAACGGCTTGAGGAACTCCTCGCGCAGAACCTCGCCTGGATGAATGGGGGGAAGCCTGGTCATGCTCGTCCTCTCAGTGATAATCCGTAAACTCCAAGTTTTCCGGGCCTTCCGCCGTCCATCTGAAGCACAGTCGGAACTGGTCGTTGACCCGGATCGAATGCTGGCCGGCGCGGTCGCCCTTGAGGGCTTCGAGCCGGTTCGCGGGCGGGATGCGCAGATCGTCCAGAACGCGCGCGGCATCCAGCATGACAAGCTTGCCCCGCGTCGCAGCGATCAGGTCGGATGGAAAGCCCTTGGGCACGCGGCGGCTCATCAGCGCAGCAAGCCGATCGTCCTTGAAGCTTTTGATCGCCATCGCCGCACCCGCATCTCTCGATGGAATGTATCACGTCATGATACGCGACGCGAGAAGAATGTATCGCGGCGAGATACAAGCGCTCGCTTCTTTCTAGGCGGCCGCTGCTTCTGATAAGCTTCACGCCAGAATTTTTGCATGGGCAGCCGGGCGGGCGGTGCCATTCGACAATCGATTTTTCGCAGGCGGATTTCTTCATCTCGCGGTCGGGCGCGGACGCTGCCATCGCGGAGCGCATCGCGCATATCCTCGAAGACGCGGGCTACCAGGTCATTCTCCAGCAATGGGACTTCGGCAACCGCAATTTCATGCAGGCGATGCACGAGGCACTTGCGAGCGATGCCCGCGTGATCGCGCTCCTGTCGCGTGACTACCTCGAAAGCGACCATTGCCTTGGCGAAGCGCTTAACAAGATCGCTCACGACCCGCTCAACAAGAAATCGCGGCTGATCGTGATGCGTGTCGCGAACTGCACGCCGACCGGGCTGTTCGCCGCGCTCGCCTACTGGGATCTGGTGAAGCTCACTGACCCGGCGCTTCTCCGCGACGTGGTGCTGGCGGCCGTGAAGCCCGGCCGCGCGAAGACGGCGCACGACGCGGCCTCGCCCTTCCTCAAGCCTCCGGGCACGGTGCTGCACGACCACCGCCGAGGGTTACCCCTTCCGCCTGGGCGCTTATTCCATCGGTCATCGTCTTCTGCACACGCGCGTCGCGCACAGCCGCGCGCGCGTTATCCTTGAGAATAGAGGCTTGGCTCCTCAGTGCTTGAAACAGTTTTCCCGGTGCCAGTTCAAGAAATGAGGATGGGGGCGATCGGCAAGTCGTGTTGGTGGGTTAGCCCGACCGCTTTTGTTTATGAAGGCACGAACGCTGTCGATGTCATTTACCTGGCGAGACACCAGTATTTCGAGGTCGTCGGAAAAACTGATCAGGCCACGATCGAACATCCAATGCGCAGTCCCGGAAAGCGCAATGCCGTTATTAACAACATCCGGACCGTTGTGTTCGACCGGCCGAATATGGGCAGCATCAACTTCGGCCCTGCCGCCGCCGTTGATCAGCTTTAGCCCAGTAATCGCGCAGCGCTCGTCATATGCCCGAATGACAATCTTGCGGAAAACGCGATCGCGCAGGATTCGCGAGGTCAACTGTTGCACCCGTTCTCTTGGCGAGTCGAACACGAATGGCTCCTGTGACTCTGCAAAACCTGATAAGGCTTCTGCCGAGCCAACCCTTGGGAGGAGCGGTTCTTGATCGGTGAGACCGCGATCAATGATGCGATTGAAGTCCTGAGGAGAAACAGGTCTCACGGCAGACTGCGCACGCCCAGAAAGCTTGCCGTGTTCATTCAACAGTCCACGCTCGACAGGTCCGTCAGCTTCCTTGAAGGGAACGTGATTTGCGAACTCCAGAAACGATCCAGGCTCAATGAGAGCTAAAAACATTCCAGGCGCTTTGGGGTCTTCGATAACCTGCTGAACGCGTGCGACTGCAAAATATCCACGAGTGCCACTCACCTTGGATGGTTCCAGATAAACGATCCAATCTCCGACACTTTCCTGCACACGGCCAAGATAGTGCTTCGGAAACTGGTATCGTTCAGCGGGGCTGTCGTCGTAGATCGAATCGGATCGGTGGATGAATACGCTGAAGGTCATGATCTGATATTATCGCGCGCTCAAGGCCTTGCCTAGCCATTGGTTGCCTGTGTGAAGCAGCGCGCAATACATTCGAGCCAGACGAGTAGATCGTCGTCTCCTGCAGATCCCTCGCCCAGCCCTCCCGGACCAGCAAAGAGATCTACGATGCCGAAAGTAGGGGGCAAATCAAGCTCCTGACGAATGTTGTCTTGGTGTATATCAATTGCGGAGGCGAACGCCAGGAGGCATGTGACGGATATAGTGGACAAGACGACCCGATCGAGGATGATGGCCGGGATCAGGGGCAAGGACACCAAGCCCGAACTGGCCTTGAGACGGGCATTGCACGCCCGTGGCTTGCGTTATCGCTTGCATGTGAAGGACATCTCGGGTCGGCCTGACCTCGTGTTCTCAAAGCACCGGGCGGTGGTCTTCGTGCATGGTTGCTTCTGGCACCGCCATACAGCTTGTCGCTATGCTACCGACCCCTCTACTCGCGTGGAATTCTGGCAGTCCAAGTTCGACGCTAACACCGCTCGGGACTTCGCGGTGCGGAGCGAACTCCTCGCGGGCGGATGGCGAGTGGCAACGATCTGGGAATGCGCGCTTAGAAAACCTCATCAAGTAGAGGTGGCTGCCACTCTTCTTTCCGTCTGGCTGCGTGATGGCCGTGCCAAGCTGGAGATCGGAGAAACAGACCTGTGATGTAAAAGCGCGCTTGGCGATAGATGCCGCGATATCTGTCGATTATAGAAAAATGATAATGGCTTCAATAAGTTTCACACATCACAAATAGATATCTGTCAATCCAGCAGGAGGATAAGTTGATGAGTGGAAAAAAGTTAAATGCAGAAGACAAGGCCGAGATCATCGCCAACTACATCGGGATCAACTTCCTGGCGGCTGCAAAGGAGCTTCGCGAGCTTCAGGATCTGAAGCCCGATGTCTTCCTGAAGGTCGCGGAAATGGCGGGACTTGGCAAACGCGTCGCCTATGCGCTGGCGAGGATCGCGCGCCAGTTCGATGACCTGGGCGTGCCCGAGGAGCGGCTTCATGCGATCGGCTGGACGAAACTCCAGATCGTCGGGCGCTACCTCACCGAGGACAACGCGGACTATCTCCTCGAACTCGCCGAGACGAGCACGGTCTACGAACTCGAGTCCCGCCTTCGCGGCGAGATCCCGATCGAGGATGCCCGCGTGGTGACGTTGTACCTCTCGCCGGATCAGCACGAGCGTTTCAAGGTGAAGCTCATCGCGCATGGCGCCGTTCCGAGCGGCAACGGCCTCCTTCGTAAGGAGAAGGCTCTTATGGCGATCATCGACGGCAAGTAGGCTCAGTGGCGGGCGGCGAAAGTTGCCCGCTTCTATCGTCGGCCTGGAGTCTGCAAAGGTAGACGGCGTGCCCCCCGCTTACTCATTTAAGGCCGCTACACGCTATAGCAAGGTTGCGCTCTCACTTGGCGGCCTGGAAGACCTGAGCCAAATGCGCCAAGCCGGCGCCGCCAGTGGAGCAAGGCGGGCGAAGCATTTGTGGCAGCCATGTCGCTGCACATCGCGGATGCATGACCATGGCAATAATACTCAGAAAGAAAAAGCAAAGCATCCCTAGTGACGTTAATTGCACCACCGTGCTCAATCTATTGCCAACGGGGCAAGCCCCGACGAAGCCAATGAGCTTTATTGCGCCGCCTAAGATGTTTAGTCCCGGCATTTGATGGATTGGATCGATTTTGAATCTTTCCGGCTCATTCGTCCAGCATTTACAGATGAACTCATAAGGCGTGAGGCCTTTGAGGGTCTTTAGTCGGCGAGCAAAGTTATAGGCGTTGATGAAGTCCGATAGATGGGTTTCGAGCTGCTCGTGACGGTCGTAGTGATAGCGTTTGACCGTCGCCTCCTTGATCGTCCGGTTCATTCGCTCGACCTGGCCGTTTGTCCAGGGATGCTTGACCTTGGTGAGGCGGTGCTCAATGCCGTTCTCGCTGCATCGCATGTCAAACATGTGCGTCATGTATCTGGCCGTTGGTCCATCGGCATAACGCGGCGGAAACGTGAACTGGATGCCGTTGTCGGTGAGCACCGTGTGAATCTTGTAGGGAACTGCCTCTATCAGGGCGACGAGGAAGGCTGAAGCGGACGTCCTGCCGGTCTTTTTGACGAGTTGCACGAAGGCGAATTTGCTCGTGCGGTCAATGGCGACGTAGAGATAGAGCTTGCCTTCGGCCGTCTGCACTTCGGCTATGTCGACATGAAAATAGCCGATCGGATAGGACTTGAACTTCTTCTTGGCGGGCTTGTCGCCTTCGACGTCCGGCAGCCGAGAAATACCGTGGCGTTGAAGACAGCGATGCAGCGACGAGCGAGTCAGATGCGGTATCGTCGCCTGTAGCGCATAGAGGCAATCGTCGAGCGGCAAGAGCGTATGCTTGCGGAAGGCGACGATTATCGCCTCTTCCTCGACCGACAGAACCGTGGATTTCGGCTCTTTCGGTCCAGTCGGCACATCGGCGACGGATGAGCGCTTCTTCCATTTCGAGACCGTCTTCGTGTTGATGCCGTAGCGCTTGGCCAGGGCCCTCAAGCTCTCTTGACTATGCTGTATCGCTCGACGGACCGCCTCAGTCGTTGTGGCGCTCCCATGAAGAATTTGTCCTATAGCGCATCCTTCCAGCCGAGGGAGAATAATGCACCATCAAAATCTGGGATTAAACATCTAAGTGAGAGTGCGCGGTAGGAAGATGGTAAGTTTACGTCTAAGCAAATCCGGAGCGCATGGGGCAGATTCGTCTTGCCGGTGTTGTTCTCTCCGATAACACAGGTCGTATTTTGACTAACGCGGATATCTAAAGTCTGTAATGATCTAAAATTTCTGATGACGATGCGGCTGATTCGCATGAATTTCATCCTAGTTCAATTAGAACTTACAGTCTATTAAGCTTGGCGACAATTTAAATCCACGGGTTATCGTATATCGTACAGCACAGAAGGCGCACAGCAACATCGCGAGTTCCTCGACCTTCCGCTCGTACTTTTCAGGATTCGCGAGGAATTCTTCATCTTCCCATGGGTCCGCCACGTTCGCGCGGCGTGCCGCGTGTGGACGACTGCCGCGTGCTGAACGGCATCCTCTGGCGGTTCCGCACGGGTTCGCCCTGGGCGGAGATCCCGGAGCGCTACGGCCCTGCGACGACGTGCTACAACCGCTTCGTCAGGTGGCGGAAGGCCGGCGTCTGGGATAGACTTCTCGAAGCGGTTTCAAAGGCTTACGACGTGGACTTCGTCATGATCGATTCCACCTGCGTGCGCGTCCATCAACACGGAGCGACTGCAAAAAGGGGGCCTTCGATCACGGCATGGATCGGGGCATGGGACGTTCCCGAGGCGGGCTTACGAGCAAGGTCCACGCGCTTGTCGACGCCGGAGGCCGCGCGATCGGCTTGGCGCTGACAGCCGGCCAGGTCCACGACAGCGTCGAGGCCGAGGCCCTGATCGAGCCGGTGGCGGACGGCGGCATCCTCTCGCCGACAAGGGCTACGACGCAGCCGCCATCCGGGCGAAGGCGGCCGAAAAGCGGATGTTTGCTAACATTCCGCCGCGCCGCAACCGGAAGGGACGGTTCGTCTTTTCCGGCTGGCTGTACCGGCAACGCAACCTCGTCGAACGGTTCTTCAACAAGATCAAACAGTTCCGTGGCATCGCCACCCGCTACGACAAGGATCCCGCCGACTTCCTTGCCGCCGTCAAACTCATCGCGACGCGCCTTTGGTGCTCTCAATTATGAGTCCACGGTTTAGTTGCCCCTTCTCTGCCATTCTGAGCGGGTCAGATTGCCCCTTTGTTTTGTCCGGTGGCAAGCTGGGTTATGGTCATTTAGGAAGGCAAGCGAGTCGCCGTACACCTTGCTCGATCCTAACTCAAAAATTTCTGCAAAAGAAGCGGACTCAGGCGCGGCTTCTGGCTCAAGCCAGTGCATATCCAATACGGCCATCGCGACGCCGCCATGGTCAGGGACGTTTTCTTTGCCGGAGCGCCTGTTCGACGGCCTCGTCGAGTGGCACGCCGCTTTTCGGCATTGGCTTGCCGTCCGCGCCGAGCGTCGGGTTGACCCTGTTTCCAGCGATGCAACTCGTCCAGATCTTCGCACCGCTGGGCAGCGGATAGCGGCCGCATCCGAAGCCGGAGACGATGCACGGATCGCCCGGCTGTGAGCAACTATACTTGGGGTCGTACTCGCCGATCGTATCGGGATGATAATATTGCGCGGCGCTGGACGAGCCATAACCGGCCGACCGACACAGGCAGTTATAGAAGTCGACCGGCGGCGCTATCCCCATACCATCAAGCGCCGCTTTCAGCTTGGTGTGATTGAGGTTCGCGAGCCGATCCATGATGTGGGCGCGGCGCTTTGCGATCTCCTCGGGGCTGACGAGCGGCGCCTCGGGGGCTGCGGTCGAGGCATCGTCGCCCCTGAGCTTATCGCGCAGGCGCCGAAGCTTTTCGATGCCTTCATCCTTGCCGTCGAACCAGGCATCCACCGCCGTTTCCGCCTCACGCGGATCGGCGCCCATTTCGGTCAGTCGCCGGATCAGCTTGGTGCGGGTGATCGCATTCTGCTGCTCGATGACTTCGAGATCGGCGTCGGAGATGTTCCTGTGGGCCTTGTAGATGTCGCTCGTGATGAGAACGAGTTCGCCGAGATCCTTGCCCGTATCCCAGGCAAGTTTGACGGGCGCCACGAGGATGCCCTTGACGATGTCGGCGGCGACACCGCCCTGTTCCTTTGCGTATTCCGTCCAGCCTCGGTCCGAAAAGGTCGTGCGTTCCACGGGTACCGGTTTTGTATAGGCGACGCCTTGAGCGGCCAGATCCTTGATCTTGCCGTCGAGGCTCGCTTCAGACCCCTTCTCCATGTCCGCTACGATGCGCTTGACGTCGGCAAGGTCCACGCCACGGTCGTGCAATTCCTTGGCGATGCGGAAGATGCGCGCCTGCGTCTCGTTCGTGAAAGCCGACTTGTTGAGGTCGTAGGTTTCCTTCCACCCTGCGAGGTTCTTGCCTGTGTTGTAAAGGCCTTGGCTCACCATGTCGGCAGCTGTCTCGGCCGCTTCCCAATTCGACTTCTCGCCCTTGACCCAGGCGCGGACTTCGTTAGCAAGCCCGGCGATGGCGGAAACGACCGCAATCTTCTCGGCGGCGGCCTTGGCGTTTGCTTTGAAAGCCTCGGTTCGCCCTGCCGCGGCCTTCGCGGAGTTGGCGGCGCGGGCGCGTTCGGTAAGCTCGCGGGCCGCATCGTCGCCGAAGCGTCGACGGACATCGTCGATCACTTCGCCTTGCTGCGAAGGCGGCAGATCAGTCAGTTGGTCGGCCGCGTTCGCCATCAGCCGGTCGCGATCCGGAATACGCCCCGCCTGGGCCTCGATGTTGCCGCTGGCTTCGACGTTCACGCGAACGCTTTCACCGGTCGCCTTTCCGGTCTGGTAGTCGGCCAGCGATGAGGATTTCGCGGCCGCCTTCTGGTTCGCGCGCACCTTGTCGGATTCGAGTTGCCCTTCGCCGGGTTTCAGCGAGCGGTCGGACCCTTCGTGAGCGATGGGTGAGCCTTCAGGTGCCGCGACCCCATAAGTCTCGGCGGTCAGCCGCGTCGCCTCCGTGAAGCGCTCGATATATTTCGCCTGCTGCTGCTGGCGGATTTGCAATTCGGCCTTGAGATTGCGCGTCTCCGGCTTGAGGCCGGAAGGATCGGCCTTAAGCGCGTCGGAAAGCTTGCCCTGCAAATCCTTGATCTGGCCGCTCTTCTTTCCGATCAGGTCGCGCATATCCTTCTGGTAGTCGACGATTTCGCTCGCCGTGACCGTCTCGCCCGGCGTGCGCACCTTCGCTTCGTAACTCGCTGCGCCCTGCTTCTTGTAGGCATCGTTGTTGAGCTTCGAAACCTTGGCGAAGTCATCCGCGCTCATCTGGTTCGGATTGGCCATGAAATCCGTATTGAGCCGCTTCGCGTAATCGACATTCTGCGTGCCAAGCCGCCGGTTCATTTCGGCGTTGTAATCGCGGATCGAGCCTTCGATCTGGCCCACGTCCATCTTGCCGCTGCTGCTCGACGTGATGAAATCGCTGTCGGTGCCGGGGGACGCGGCCTTCGTCGCCTTCTGCGCGTTGAGGTCCAGTCCGTTGTTGCGGGCGGCATTCGTCGCCACCTCGGCGTTGAAGCGGGCGAAATCGGCCTGCACCTTCTGATAGACGTGGTCTCGCAGATGGCCCGTGCTCGCCATGTTATTGATGACATGGTTGTTCGCGCGGACGAGCGCGATCTGCGCCTCGCTCGCGGTGCCGAGATAGACCTGCATGATCGCTCGCGTGAGCTGGGTGTCCCAGGCCGATGCCGGGGCCGTGGCAAGCAACAGCATGGGCAGCGAGACGATCAGCGCCACCGCGCCGCGAAGAAAGGATGCAAAGGCGAGACGGGACATCGTGCGGCCCTCAGTTCGGTTGCGACGGTGCATCAAGATCGGCGGCGAGGTCGTCGAGGAAGCGATCCTTGTCGAATGCGGCGTCATCGACGAGCGTCCAGCGTTCCGCCGCGGTCATGCCAGCGGGCGTGACCCAGCCGCCCTCGATCCTCCGCAGCACGAGCCGGGACGGCTGGTATTCCTTTTCCGGCTCGGAGTAGATCGTCATGTATTTCGACGCGCCCGGGCCGAGATTGAACGCGGTGCCGCGCAACGAGA of Rhodomicrobium vannielii ATCC 17100 contains these proteins:
- a CDS encoding HigA family addiction module antitoxin — encoded protein: MTRLPPIHPGEVLREEFLKPFGLSAGAVARAIGVPRTRIERLATEQTELTPDTALRLARFFGTTADFWMNLQARHAIETAEDALGDTLTQIEPLKRAG
- a CDS encoding type II toxin-antitoxin system RelE/ParE family toxin, with product MAIKSFKDDRLAALMSRRVPKGFPSDLIAATRGKLVMLDAARVLDDLRIPPANRLEALKGDRAGQHSIRVNDQFRLCFRWTAEGPENLEFTDYH
- a CDS encoding toll/interleukin-1 receptor domain-containing protein; protein product: MHGQPGGRCHSTIDFSQADFFISRSGADAAIAERIAHILEDAGYQVILQQWDFGNRNFMQAMHEALASDARVIALLSRDYLESDHCLGEALNKIAHDPLNKKSRLIVMRVANCTPTGLFAALAYWDLVKLTDPALLRDVVLAAVKPGRAKTAHDAASPFLKPPGTVLHDHRRGLPLPPGRLFHRSSSSAHARRAQPRARYP
- a CDS encoding HNH endonuclease produces the protein MTFSVFIHRSDSIYDDSPAERYQFPKHYLGRVQESVGDWIVYLEPSKVSGTRGYFAVARVQQVIEDPKAPGMFLALIEPGSFLEFANHVPFKEADGPVERGLLNEHGKLSGRAQSAVRPVSPQDFNRIIDRGLTDQEPLLPRVGSAEALSGFAESQEPFVFDSPRERVQQLTSRILRDRVFRKIVIRAYDERCAITGLKLINGGGRAEVDAAHIRPVEHNGPDVVNNGIALSGTAHWMFDRGLISFSDDLEILVSRQVNDIDSVRAFINKSGRANPPTRLADRPHPHFLNWHRENCFKH
- a CDS encoding very short patch repair endonuclease, translating into MTDIVDKTTRSRMMAGIRGKDTKPELALRRALHARGLRYRLHVKDISGRPDLVFSKHRAVVFVHGCFWHRHTACRYATDPSTRVEFWQSKFDANTARDFAVRSELLAGGWRVATIWECALRKPHQVEVAATLLSVWLRDGRAKLEIGETDL
- a CDS encoding AAA family ATPase, whose product is MKFMRISRIVIRNFRSLQTLDIRVSQNTTCVIGENNTGKTNLPHALRICLDVNLPSSYRALSLRCLIPDFDGALFSLGWKDAL